One Solanum pennellii chromosome 9, SPENNV200 DNA segment encodes these proteins:
- the LOC107031777 gene encoding protein GPR107 produces MSKLPTLLLLLLCLASCTSGEIKKLKIRSDNRPMILFERFGFTHTGQASISVSSVSVISSLATPDPSGLGFFLLSEESLIQVLIELQQNPNFCVLESNFIQHLFTFRDLSPPPNSSFDRAYPVTSPNEYSLFFANCAPESKVSMDVRTELYNLDGRVKDYLSSGLTQLPTLYFLFSLVYFGFLAVWVLVCLKNRISVHRIHGLMALLVVMKALNLLFAAEDKHYVKVTGTAHGWDVLFYIFQSMRVVLLFTVIVLIGTGWSFLKPFLQDREKKVLMIVIPLQVLANVASVVIGETGPFIKDWVTWNQVFLIVDIVCCCAIIFPIVWSIRSLRETSKTDGKAARNLAKLTLFRQFYIVVIGYLYFTRIVVFALRTISAYKYQWVAYSAEEIVSLAFYIVMFYMFRPVERNEYFVLDDEEEEAAALALQDEEFEL; encoded by the exons ATGTCGAAACTACCCACCCTCCTCCTCCTTCTACTCTGCCTTGCCTCATGCACCTCCGGCGAGATTAAAAAACTGAAGATCCGATCCGATAACCGACCCATGATCCTCTTCGAACGATTCGGGTTCACACATACGGGTCAAGCTTCCATTAGCGTCTCCTCTGTCTCCGTCATCTCCAGTCTAGCTACCCCTGATCCTTCTGGACTCGGATTCTTTCTCTTATCTGAAGAATCCCTAATTCAAGTCCTTATTGAGCTTCAACAAAACCCTAATTTCTGTGTCCTTGAATCcaatttcattcaacatttATTCACTTTTCGTGATCTTTCTCCTCCACCTAATTCATCATTCGATCGAGCTTACCCTGTAACTTCCCCTAATGAATACTCTCTCTTCTTCGCCAATTGTGCTCCTGAATCAAAAGTTTCAATGGATGTACGCACTGAGCTTTACAATCTCGATGGCCGCGTTAAAGATTATCTATCTTCAG GTCTTACGCAGTTGCCAACGTTGTACTTTTTGTTTTCCTTGGTTTATTTTGGCTTCTTGGCCGTCTGGGTGTTGGTGTGTTTGAAGAATAGGATATCAGTGCATAGGATTCATGGACTTATGGCACTTTTGGTTGTAATGAAGGCGTTGAATTTGCTTTTTGCTGCTGAGGATAAGCATTATGTTAAGGTTACTGGGACTGCACATGGATGGGATGTGTTGTTCTACATTTTCCAGTCCATGCGTGTGGTTTTGCTTTTCACTGTTATCGTTTTGATTGGTACTGGGTGGTCGTTCTTGAAGCCATTTTTGCAAGATAGGGAAAAGAAGGTGTTGATGATTGTGATTCCACTTCAGGTTTTGGCTAATGTGGCTTCGGTTGTTATTGGCGAAACAGGTCCTTTTATTAAGGATTGGGTGACATGGAATCAGGTCTTTTTGATTGTTGATATTGTGTGCTGCTGTGCTATTATTTTCCCCATTGTGTGGTCGATTAGGTCATTGAGGGAGACTTCCAAGACCGATGGGAAGGCGGCAAGGAATTTGGCAAAGTTGACTCTTTTCAGGCAGTTTTATATTGTGGTGATTGGATACTTGTACTTCACAAGGATTGTGGTTTTTGCATTGAGGACAATTTCCGCGTACAAGTATCAATGGGTGGCATACTCTGCGGAGGAAATAGTGAGCTTAGCTTTTTACATCGTCATGTTTTACATGTTTAGGCCTGTGGAAAGGAATGAGTACTTCGTTCTTGATGATGAGGAAGAAGAGGCTGCAGCGTTGGCTCTTCAAGACGAGGAGTTTGAGCTGTGA
- the LOC107031619 gene encoding uncharacterized protein LOC107031619, whose translation MMGLMRVLAKSNRSIQTSIQNQGLTLPLCRQFSTQMETPQKDNSSDSFLRNPSSGLVYGRLFVIGKHTRKSDIINMLGSSRLSPDDVRFEYNMNYAPVSVMIQFPSRNSYEATLREGSRKGGLFRMERVGHQQWDSLPRYDGKTILLQGVPRNAVAEDVERFLAGCQYDASAIQMFGRPQRAADRPPTRTVFVEFPSQAKATHAFITKNRGFCLNNQISVRLLQ comes from the exons ATGATGGGTTTAATGCGTGTTTTGGCTAAATCGAACCGTTCGATTCAAACGAGTATTCAAAATCAAGGGCTGACATTGCCTCTCTGCAGACAGTTTTCGACCCAAATGGAAACACCCCAGAAGGACAATTCATCTGATTCATTCCTTCGAAATCCGTCTTCTG GTTTGGTTTATGGGAGACTTTTTGTCATTGGAAAGCATACAAGGAAGAGTGACATTATTAACATGTTAGGGAGTTCTAGATTGAGCCCAGATGACGTTAGATTTGAGTACAACATGAACTATGCTCCAGTTTCAGT GATGATTCAGTTCCCTTCTCGAAATTCTTATGAGGCTACACTTAGGGAAGGAAGTCGGAAGGGTGGCTTATTCAGAATGGAGAGG GTTGGTCATCAGCAGTGGGACTCTTTGCCACGATACGATGGAAAGACT ATTTTATTGCAAGGAGTCCCTCGAAATGCAGTAGCCGAAGATGTGGAACGTTTCCTTGCTGGTTGCCAGTATGATGCATCAGCAATTCAAATGTTCGGTAGACCACAACGAGCTGCTGATAG ACCACCAACTAGAACAGTCTTTGTCGAGTTCCCCTCGCAGGCTAAGGCAACACATGCATTTATCACGAAGAACAGAGGCTTCTGTCTTAATAACCAAATCTCAGTGCGACTTCTTCAGTAA
- the LOC107030609 gene encoding fatty acyl-CoA reductase 2-like, whose product MTMLHLQNLFILNTRVPINKLFFENNTHFSSNFSYKLRSNKTSHLTLGIDHGIDSSSSFIKALSDHHEDVLAKNEIGIVDFFEAKNLLVIGATGFLAKVLIEKILRTTPKINKIYLLIRAKDKEVAFDRLTSEIIESKLFKCLKEIHGESYESFIRSKLIPVVGNIHEPNLGMDSIISQQIAKEINLIIDSAANTTFDLRYDLALDAHVNGAYQLMMFAKKCNNLKLLIHYSTAYANGEREGLQYEKPFIMGESITKEKLTTHSPSAKFPLLNAANELDFVSKLKNSIKNNDEFKKIIKELGDERAKLYGWHDTYSFTKAMGEMVIDSMRENIPIVIIRPSTITSSYEQPFPGWIQGLRVIDPAIIFYGKGDFPGVYANPYCLMDMVPVDMVVNTTLAAIAKHGNLQSPELNVYHVASSYVNPLLSSQLLNYSYEFFSSFPFVNSKGEQVKVQKMKYFDNMLDYSNYISKELFNQHHEVEDSKMQKLFKRKVEFLKNFSKVYEPYAFYKGWFHNGNMQKLMEDMSEEERKSFDIDLSKINWRDYIIGIHIPGVKEHVLKGRISSS is encoded by the exons ATGACAATGCTTCACCTTCAAAATCTTTTTATCCTTAACACAAGGGTACCAATAAATAAgttgttttttgaaaataatactCATTTCTCTAGCAATTTTTCATACAAACTTAGATCAAATAAAACTAGTCACTTAACATTAGGAATTGATCATGGTATTGACTCATCTTCCTCTTTTATTAAAGCATTAAGTGATCATCATGAAGATGTTTtagctaaaaatgaaatagggattgttgatttttttgaagCCAAAAATCTTCTTGTCATAGGTGCAACAGGATTTCTTGCAAAAG ttttaATTGAAAAGATATTAAGAACAACACCAAAGATAAACAAGATCTACCTCCTTATAAGGGCAAAGGATAAGGAAGTTGCATTTGACAGATTaacaagtgaa aTAATAGAGTCAAAATTATTCAAATGTCTAAAAGAAATACATGGGGAATCTTATGAGTCATTCATAAGAAGTAAATTGATTCCTGTGGTTGGAAATATTCATGAGCCAAACCTTGGTATGGATAGTATTATTTCTCAACAAATAGCTaaagaaattaatttgataattgaCTCCGCAGCAAATACCACATTTGACTTGAG GTATGACTTGGCTCTTGATGCTCATGTGAATGGTGCATATCAACTCATGATGTTTGCCAAGAAATGCAACAACTTGAAACTCCTCATCCATTATTCGACCG CATATGCCAATGGAGAAAGAGAAGGTCTACAATATGAGAAGCCTTTCATTATGGGAGAAAGCATAACAAAGGAAAAACTCACAACACATTCTCCATCTGCTAAGTTTCCACTTCTCAATGCTGCCAATGAGTTGGACTTTGtttcaaaattgaagaattctattaaaaataatgatgagttcaagaaaattataaaagaattaGGAGATGAGAG GGCAAAGTTATATGGATGGCATGATACATATTCATTCACAAAGGCCATGGGGGAGATGGTGATTGATAGCATGAGGGAAAACATACCAATAGTCATTATTCGTCCTTCCACAATAACTAGTAGTTATGAACAACCTTTTCCAGGATGGATACAAGGATTAAG GGTAATTGACCCTGCAATTATTTTCTATGGAAAAGGGGACTTTCCAGGTGTTTATGCTAACCCCTACTGTCTTATGGATATG GTTCCAGTTGATATGGTTGTAAATACAACATTGGCTGCTATTGCCAAACATGGAAACTTGCAAAGTCCAGAGCTAAATGTGTATCATGTAGCATCATCATATGTGAATCCTTTATTATCATCACAACTTTTGAACTATAGCTATgagtttttctcttcttttccttttgttaACTCAAAAGGAGAACAAGTGAAGGTTCAAAAgatgaaatattttgataaCATGTTAgattattcaaattatatttcaaaGGAATTGTTCAATCAAcatcatgaagttgaagattCAAAGATGCAAAAGCTTTTTAAAAGGAAGGTGGAATTTTTAAAGAACTTTAGCAAGGTTTATGAACCATATGCATTCTACAAGGGATG GTTTCACAATGGCAACATGCAAAAACTAATGGAAGATATGTctgaagaagaaaggaaaagctttgatattgatttgtcaaaaataaattggaGAGATTACATTATAGGAATTCATATTCCTGGAGTAAAAGAACATGTATTGAAAGGCAGGATATCATCTTCCTAA
- the LOC107030825 gene encoding pathogenesis-related protein 1A-like has protein sequence MAKILLTPTFLVLSILLIFITFSQATPPTFDWVQQEYLKAHNDLRSSVGVPPLEWDEKLAAYAYDWAVQRKEDCNYRQHSTGPYGENIFWQLYAETPATGIVKKWFDEKKNFDEVNNVCKCKPEKEGCECGHYLNIVWKTTTKVGCSGNVYCKNQKGAYVVCSYDPIGNYKGVNPLNPGNNSTSS, from the exons atggctaaaatattattaacacCAACTTTTTTGGTGTTGTCCATCTTACTAATCTTCATTACTTTCTCACAAGCAACTCCACCAACCTTTGATTGGGTTCAACAAGAATACCTCAAGGCTCACAATGATTTAAGAAGTAGTGTTGGTGTTCCTCCTTTGGAATGGGATGAGAAATTAGCCGCTTATGCGTATGATTGGGCTGTTCAACGAAAAGAGGATTGTAATTACAG ACAACATTCAACCGGACCGTACGGAGAGAATATCTTCTGGCAACTTTACGCAGAGACACCAGCAACTGGTATTGTTAAAAAATGGTTCGATGAAAAGAAGAATTTTGACGAGGTAAATAATGTTTGCAAATGTAAGCCagaaaaagaaggatgtgaaTGTGGCcattatttaaatattgtatgGAAGACTACTACAAAAGTTGGATGTAGTGGCAATGTTTATTGCAAAAATCAAAAGGGTGCTTATGTTGTATGTTCATATGATCCTATTGGGAATTATAAAGGTGTTAATCCTTTAAATCCTGGTAATAATTCAACAAGTAGTTAA